The Humulus lupulus chromosome 4, drHumLupu1.1, whole genome shotgun sequence genome has a window encoding:
- the LOC133830118 gene encoding uncharacterized protein LOC133830118, which translates to MDSRGGCCIARYAAGGGGGYGYDMSKVGRIMLRFRPIAPKPVTGEPGSGAGGEKVEKSESQARGGRGKRRLVRENNNSNSATRRCNSKKRKACSPESSDDKRRFLVPEEKVVTLPLLPETPEPKDAPARLSPETRDTPKWLSFENNAENNNNSQRYHDNVYGDGRLSVETADPMVKMLSRPVKLVGSSVTVECVTDTWMDGINKFGLGCTDDERKMNLEKDTCPGFVSDIYGRVTWTNGAYKKLVGQGCEDDHGYNPSSGGGDDQMMMMVWLVMKERLPVTVLTCPAFTCRVRLQCYTNGNKEIKSSLTLPCDVWRMECGGFAWRLDVNAALCLGR; encoded by the coding sequence aTGGATAGTAGAGGAGGTTGTTGTATAGCGAGATATGCCGCCGGAGGAGGTGGTGGTTACGGTTATGATATGTCTAAGGTTGGCCGGATAATGCTCCGATTCCGGCCAATCGCTCCAAAACCTGTCACCGGCGAACCAGGTTCCGGAGCCGGTGGTGAAAAGGTTGAGAAGAGTGAAAGCCAGGCTCGAGGTGGTAGAGGGAAGAGAAGGTTAGTAAGAGAGAATAATAATAGCAACAGTGCTACCAGGCGGTGCAATAGCAAGAAGAGAAAAGCTTGTTCGCCTGAGTCTTCCGACGATAAACGACGTTTTTTGGTTCCAGAAGAGAAGGTTGTGACTCTCCCTCTCTTACCGGAGACTCCCGAACCTAAAGATGCCCCGGCAAGGCTTTCTCCCGAGACGAGAGACACACCAAAGTGGCTGAGCTTCGAGAATAACGCCGAAAACAATAATAACAGCCAAAGATATCACGATAATGTGTACGGCGATGGTCGTTTGTCGGTGGAGACTGCGGATCCGATGGTGAAGATGTTGTCGCGGCCGGTGAAGCTGGTGGGGTCGAGCGTGACCGTTGAATGCGTGACGGACACGTGGATGGACGGGATTAACAAGTTCGGTTTGGGATGTACGGACGACGAGAGGAAGATGAATCTGGAGAAGGACACGTGCCCGGGGTTTGTTTCGGACATTTACGGAAGGGTGACGTGGACTAACGGGGCCTACAAGAAATTGGTGGGCCAGGGGTGCGAGGACGATCATGGTTATAATCCAAGTAGCGGTGGTGGTGATGAtcagatgatgatgatggtgtgGTTGGTGATGAAGGAAAGGCTGCCGGTGACGGTGCTAACGTGCCCGGCGTTCACATGCAGAGTGAGACTACAATGCTACACCAATGGGAATAAAGAGATCAAGAGCTCGCTCACGCTGCCTTGTGATGTTTGGAGAATGGAGTGCGGTGGTTTTGCATGGCGATTAGACGTTAACGCTGCCCTCTGCTTGGGTCGGTAA